The following proteins come from a genomic window of Rutidosis leptorrhynchoides isolate AG116_Rl617_1_P2 chromosome 10, CSIRO_AGI_Rlap_v1, whole genome shotgun sequence:
- the LOC139872734 gene encoding uncharacterized protein: protein MSGETGKEMIRQFAKLEKFEGVNFRRWQQNMRFLLTTLKVVYVLSTLMPELPEDATLDQIRRRNKWDNDDFICRGHILNGMSDALFDVYQSVETAKELWDSLESKYMAEDASSKKFLVSNFNNYKMVDSRHVMEQFHEILRILGQFTQHNLKMDESISVSYIIDKLPPSWQTFKHMLKHKKEELSLTELGGTLRIEESIRVQEGGKTKEKDVASSSVNMIEDGKRGNKNNKKFNGKKLFESDKYILLKGGMFIGFGYYNNGMFMLNLKNVPVVDNSACMISFSSNESSLWHARLGHVHYKRMTSLNLELIHSDLCDFHATPSLGNKKDHSLNYSSVYTTKKWCSGEKNRSLKEMVNSMMTYSGLSDGFWGEAMLTACHILNKVPNKRGTMTPYELWNKKQPNLHYLRVWGCREIVRLTEPKRKTLGERGIDCIFIGYAEHSKAYRFYVIEPNDFISINIVIESRYAIFDDSRFTSIPRPRHMISHSNETTQGVNLEEIPSESLEPRRGSRTRTPKSYGSDFQLYLVEGSRDCVKSQFSYCYSIDDDPRTFDEAMKSRDVAFWKEAIEDEMSSILENNTWVLTDLPPGCKPLGNKWIFKKKDESRWHN, encoded by the exons ATGTCTGGGGAAACGGGGAAAGAGATGATAAGGCAGTTTGCAAAACTGGAGAAATTTGAAGGAGTTAATTTTCGAAGATGGCAACAGAATATGCGATTTCTGTTAACAACGTTGAAGGTTGTTTATGTTCTATCCACCCTCATGCCAGAACTTCCTGAGGATGCAACTCTGGATCAAATCAGGAGAAGAAACAAGTGGGATAACGATGATTTCATATGTCGTGGCCACATTCTAAATGGTATGTCTGATGCTCTTTTTGATGTTTACCAATCTGTAGAAACTGCAAAGGAATTATGGGATTCACTTGAATCCAAATACATGGCCGAAGATGCTTCTAGTAAGAAGTTTCTTGTGAGTAATTTCAATAATTACAAAATGGTGGATTCAAGGCATGTTATGGAACAGTTCCACGAAATTCTTCGAATTTTGGGACAGTTTACACAACACAATCTGAAAATGGATGAATCCATTTCAGTGTCTTATATTATAGACAAACTGCCACCATCATGGCAGACTTTCAAACACATGTTAAAACATAAGAAGGAAGAATTGTCCTTGACTGAATTGGGAGGCACCCTACGTATTGAGGAATCAATACGGGTTCAAGAGGGTGGTAAGACTAAAGAAAAGGACGTTGCATCATCCTCTGTTAACATGATTGAGGATGGTAAACGTgggaacaaaaacaacaaaaagttcAATGGAAAGAAAC tatTTGAGTCTGACAAGTATATCTTGTTGAAGGGTGGCATGTTTATTGGATTTGGATACTACAATAATGGTATGTTTATGTTGAATCTTAAGAATGTTCCTGTTGTTGACAATTCTGCTTGCATGATTAGTTTTAGTTCAAATGAGTCAAGTTTATGGCATGCTCGTCTAGGACATGTACattataaaagaat GACGTCTTTGAatttagaactaattcatagtgacCTTTGTGATTTTCATGCTACACCTTCTTTGGGAAATAAGAA GGATCATTCATTAAACTACAGCTCCGTATACACCACAAAAAAATGGTGTAGCGGAGAGAAAAATAGGTCTctcaaggaaatggttaattccatgatgACGTACTCGGGTTTGAGTGACGGATTTTGGGGAGAAGCCATGTTAACGGCTTGTCACATTTTGAATAAAGTTCCTAATAAAAGAGGAACTATGACTCCTTACGAACTTTGGAACAAAAAACAACCAAACTTGCATTATTTGCGGGTTTGGGGTTGTCGGGAAATTGTAAGATTAACCGAACCCAAAAGGAAAACTTTGGGTGAAAGAGGTATTGATTGCATCTTTATTGGATATGCTGAGCATTCCAAAGCTTATAGGTTTTATGTGATAGAACCTAATGATTTTATTTCGATTAACATCGTTATAGAATCAAGATATGCAATATTTGATGACTCCCGTTTTACATCAATACCTAGACCAAGGCACATGATTTCTCATTCAAATGAGACTACACAAGGAGTTAACTTGGAAGAAATTCCAAGTGAGTCACTAGAACCTCGTAGGGGCTCTAGAACTAGGACACCCAAGTCATATGGTTCTGATTTTCAACTTTACCTAGTTGAAGGATCGAGAGATTGTGTTAAATCACAATTTTCTTACTGTTATAGTATAGATGATGATCCTAGAACCTTCGATGAAGCTATGAAATCTCGTGACGTTGCTTTTTGGAAAGAAGCAATTGAAGACGAGATGAGTTCTATTTTGGAGAATAATACTTGGGTATTAACAGATTTACCACCGGGATGCAAACCTTTGGGAAACAAGTGGATCTTCAAGAAAAAAGATGAAAGTCGATGGCACAATTGA
- the LOC139872733 gene encoding uncharacterized protein, with translation MSFGGRLTLLKSVLSSLRLYYFSLYSVPPSVLKLLESVRRIFFWGGDLSGTKISWVKWENILLPYESGGLNVGSLKNKNLALLGKWWWRFKTDTTSLWTKLIRSIYGIDSGLRSVDGLAHLPILGTWKDIWCDTSSFKDLFPRLFRLDRNIEVLGNSIVLPKKTLHNNLIPKKVEILVWKTRKKRLRVELDKRGVDLYSTRCPVCDEDLESVEHLFVSCKFSKDVWSRIFKWWNFNLPQNLVFSDLFLGKSTSTMSTLGTKIWQSVEWICAYYIWKNRNMMVFQNKGWIPPVVISEIQVKSFEWVSNRIKDKTIDWHVWLTNPSLICT, from the exons ATGTCCTTTGGTGGAAGATTGACTCTATTAAAATCGGTTCTTAGTAGTCTACGTTTGTATTATTTCTCGCTTTATAGTGTCCCGCCTAGTGTGCTAAAATTACTTGAAAGTGTGAGACGTATATTTTTTTGGGGTGGGGATCTTTCGGGCACAAAAatatcttgggttaaatgggaaaacATTCTCTTACCATATGAGTCGGGCGGGTTAAATGTCGGGTCCTTGAAAAACAAAAACCTTGCACTTttaggcaagtggtggtggaggtttaaaaccgacaCCACTAGCTTGTGGACCAAACTTATTCGAAGTATTTATGGAATTGACAGTGGCTTGCGGTCGGTTGATGGACTTGCTCATCTCCCGATCTTGGGTACTTG GAAAGACATATGGTGCGACACGTCAAGTTTTAAAGATTTGTTCCCAAGGCTTTTTAGACTTGATCGAAACATTGAG GTTCTCGGGAATTCTATTGTTTTGCCTAAAAAAACCTTGCATAATAATCTCATCCCTAAAAAGGTGGAAATTCTCGTTTGGAAAACAAGGAAAAAAAGACTACGGGTTGAACTCGATAAACGTGGTGTGGATCTTTATAGTACTCGTTGCCCCGTTTGCGACGAAGACCTTGAATCGGTTGAACATTTATTCGTCTCGTGTAAATTCTCGAAAGATGTGTGGTCTAGGATCTTCAAATGGTGGAATTTCAACTTGCCTCAAAATCTTGTTTTTTCAGATTTGTTTCTTGGGAAATCGACAAGCACCATGTCTACCCTTGGGACAAAAATTTGGCAATCCGTGGAGTGGATTTGTGCTTATTATATTTGGAAGAATCGTAATATGATGGTGTTTCAAAATAAAGGATGGATACCTCCGGTCGTTATAAGCGAAATCCAAGTAAAATCATTCGAGTGGGTATCGAACCGTATCAAAGACAAGACAATCGATTGGCATGTTTGGCTTACGAATCCTTCTTTAATTTGTACTTAG